A single Methanolobus sp. ZRKC5 DNA region contains:
- a CDS encoding PUA domain-containing protein, whose product MADIQFGKGCGEVLFPDDVTFQLSRTKRVRQIHHNGKHVATVRAKDGMLTLSIDGAAALHGMLKKPTSRVVICEDAAPFVSKGKTAFAKHVLDVDPELRAGDEVIIVDESDTIMATGQLLLSPHEAICMERGPAVDVRRGIAQS is encoded by the coding sequence ATGGCTGACATTCAGTTTGGAAAAGGGTGTGGAGAAGTCCTTTTCCCTGATGATGTCACATTCCAGCTTTCCAGAACAAAGCGTGTCAGGCAGATTCATCATAATGGAAAGCATGTGGCAACTGTCCGTGCAAAGGATGGTATGCTTACACTCAGCATTGACGGTGCGGCTGCATTGCATGGTATGCTCAAAAAACCGACCTCAAGAGTGGTCATCTGTGAAGATGCAGCACCTTTTGTATCAAAAGGCAAGACTGCTTTTGCAAAACATGTATTGGATGTTGATCCTGAACTCAGGGCAGGCGATGAAGTGATAATTGTTGACGAATCAGACACAATTATGGCAACTGGTCAATTATTATTGTCCCCACATGAAGCTATTTGCATGGAGAGAGGTCCTGCGGTTGATGTAAGGCGCGGGATAGCACAATCTTAG
- a CDS encoding acyltransferase — translation MEEHTIVVDGDVIAGNHSEIKYGIIANSIILGERVSLSGDLTSAGDARIDIWSQIGGNVKTDKNAYIGEFVTIEGKLVVKSDLDIGNDVKINGGFEAKGWIVVRNPVPVMVYLFLYISELLRLGKDEEVEKALGELFEDDIESIGLNSMIIPNGSKISMDSMKVPSNATIGSNCRLVGNIRATSLEMANDTTLYGSIRTIQDVKLGTDNIIHGNIISRGNVYVAAGTHILGEINSQSVTIHETARVDGVMRAPGGLIFEREDEGALSDNELMELDI, via the coding sequence ATGGAAGAGCATACAATAGTCGTAGATGGGGATGTCATTGCTGGCAATCACTCTGAGATCAAATATGGCATCATTGCAAATTCAATAATACTAGGAGAGAGAGTTTCACTTTCCGGGGATCTGACCTCTGCCGGTGATGCAAGAATCGATATCTGGTCACAGATAGGTGGGAATGTCAAAACAGACAAGAATGCCTATATCGGTGAATTTGTCACCATTGAGGGCAAATTAGTGGTAAAAAGTGATCTAGATATTGGCAATGATGTGAAGATCAATGGTGGTTTTGAGGCAAAAGGATGGATCGTTGTAAGGAATCCTGTTCCGGTCATGGTTTATCTTTTTCTTTACATTAGTGAGCTCCTAAGGCTTGGAAAGGATGAAGAAGTCGAAAAAGCATTAGGAGAACTATTTGAAGATGATATCGAGTCCATAGGGCTTAACTCCATGATAATCCCTAACGGGTCCAAAATATCCATGGATTCCATGAAAGTACCATCAAATGCTACCATAGGAAGCAACTGCAGACTAGTTGGCAACATTCGTGCCACTTCCCTTGAAATGGCCAATGATACCACACTTTATGGAAGCATTCGCACCATCCAGGATGTAAAACTTGGAACAGACAATATAATCCATGGTAACATTATCTCAAGAGGTAATGTGTACGTTGCTGCCGGCACCCATATTCTGGGCGAGATTAATTCTCAGTCTGTGACAATCCATGAAACTGCTCGTGTGGATGGTGTAATGCGTGCACCAGGGGGCCTTATCTTTGAGCGTGAAGATGAAGGTGCTTTGAGCGATAATGAGCTGATGGAACTGGATATTTAA
- a CDS encoding acetylornithine transaminase, which produces MQTYGRQPIVLSTGKGSIVHDIEGREYIDCVAGIAVTNVGHCHPHLVEAIKNQAEKLMHVSNIYYTEPQAKLAEQLVNITGMDRVFFCNSGTEAVESAMKLARVNTKKTDFIAVEHSFHGRTMGALSLTYKDMYRAPFKPLVQEEMFVPFNDAQAISDAITPNTAAVMVEPIQGEGGINVSSKGYLKEVRKICDENETLLIFDEVQTGFGRTGEWFCKDHFGVEPDIMTMAKAIGGGFPMGAIAAREGVSFGRGEHAATFGGSPLACAAALASIEIIREENLIQRSKEMGEYFRNELAGLSTEGLVEVRGKGLMLGVQFDRKCADIVEHGRRNGVLLNCTSETVLRIAPPLVITKEQIDRVVSVLEQA; this is translated from the coding sequence ATGCAAACCTACGGCCGCCAGCCAATAGTACTTTCGACCGGGAAGGGTTCTATTGTTCATGACATTGAGGGAAGGGAATACATTGATTGCGTTGCCGGCATTGCAGTGACCAATGTAGGGCACTGTCACCCTCATCTTGTAGAGGCAATAAAGAATCAGGCTGAAAAGCTGATGCATGTCTCCAATATATACTACACCGAGCCTCAGGCAAAGCTTGCTGAGCAACTGGTTAATATAACCGGAATGGACCGTGTATTCTTCTGTAACTCCGGTACAGAGGCAGTGGAATCTGCAATGAAACTTGCAAGGGTCAACACTAAAAAAACAGATTTTATAGCTGTGGAACACTCATTCCATGGGCGCACAATGGGTGCATTGAGCCTGACATACAAAGATATGTATCGTGCTCCTTTCAAGCCCCTGGTTCAGGAAGAGATGTTTGTCCCCTTCAATGATGCACAGGCAATATCAGATGCCATTACTCCAAACACAGCCGCAGTGATGGTTGAACCAATACAGGGAGAAGGTGGAATTAACGTATCATCTAAAGGCTACCTGAAGGAAGTTCGCAAGATATGTGATGAGAATGAAACCCTTCTTATCTTCGATGAGGTACAGACAGGTTTTGGAAGGACAGGAGAATGGTTCTGCAAAGATCATTTCGGTGTTGAACCTGATATCATGACAATGGCCAAAGCAATTGGCGGAGGTTTTCCTATGGGTGCTATTGCTGCACGTGAGGGAGTTTCCTTTGGCCGTGGTGAGCATGCCGCAACATTCGGAGGCAGTCCATTGGCCTGCGCAGCTGCACTTGCATCTATTGAAATTATCCGGGAAGAGAATCTCATCCAGCGTTCAAAAGAAATGGGCGAATACTTCCGTAATGAACTAGCGGGCCTATCTACAGAAGGTCTTGTTGAAGTTCGTGGAAAAGGACTTATGCTGGGTGTTCAGTTCGATCGTAAATGCGCAGATATTGTTGAGCATGGTCGTAGGAATGGCGTACTACTTAACTGCACATCTGAAACAGTATTGCGTATAGCACCTCCTCTGGTCATTACAAAAGAGCAGATAGACCGGGTGGTGAGCGTACTTGAGCAGGCCTGA